The following proteins are encoded in a genomic region of Oncorhynchus gorbuscha isolate QuinsamMale2020 ecotype Even-year linkage group LG11, OgorEven_v1.0, whole genome shotgun sequence:
- the LOC124047731 gene encoding GATA zinc finger domain-containing protein 14-like, whose amino-acid sequence MPTTTNNNPNNNPNNNHNNNPNNNPNNIPNNNPNNNPNNNPNNNPNNNPNNIPNNNPNNNPNNNPNNNPNNNPNNNPNNNPNNNPNNNPNNNPNNNPNNNPNNNPNNNPNNNPNNNPKNNPNNNPNNNPNNNHNKNSNNNPNNNPNNNPNNNPNNNPNNNPNNNPNNNPNNNPNNNPNNNPNNNPNNNPNNNPNNNPNNNPNNNPNNNPNNNPNNNPNNNPNNNPNNNPNNNPNNNPNNNPNNNPNNNPNNNNPNNNPNNNPNNNPNNNPNNNPNNNPNNNPNNNPNNNPNNNPNNNPNNNPNNNPNNNPNNNPNNNPNNNPNNNPNNNPNNNPNNNPNNNPNNNPNNNPNNNPNNNPNNNPNNNNPNNNPNNNPNNNPNNNPNNNPNNNPNNNPTTPITTTITTPITTPIITLTTTQITTLTTTQQPQ is encoded by the coding sequence ATGCCAACAACAACCAATAACAACCCTAACAACAACCccaataacaaccataacaacaacCCTAACAACAACCCCAATAACATCCCTAACAACAACCCCAATAACAACCCTAACAACAACCCCAATAACAACCCCAATAACAACCCTAATAACATCCCCAATAACAACCCTAATAACAACCCCAATAACAACCCTAACAACAACCCTAACAACAACCCCAATAACAACCCTAACAACAACCCCAATAACAACCCTAACAACAACCCCAATAACAACCCCAATAACAACCCTAACAACAACCCCAATAACAACCCTAACAACAACCCCAATAACAACCCTAACAACAACCCTAAAAACAACCCCAATAACAACCCTAACAACAACCccaataacaaccataacaaaaACTCCAACAACAACCCCAATAACAACCCTAACAACAACCCCAATAACAACCCTAACAACAACCCTAACAACAACCCCAATAACAACCCTAACAACAACCCCAATAACAACCCCAATAACAACCCTAACAACAACCCCAATAACAACCCCAATAACAACCCTAATAACAACCCCAATAACAACCCCAATAACAACCCTAACAACAACCCTAATAACAACCCCAATAACAACCCCAATAACAACCCCAATAACAACCCCAATAACAACCCCAATAACAACCCTAACAACAACCCCAATAACAACCCTAACAACAACCCCAATAACAACCCTAACAACAACCCCAATAACAACAACCCCAATAACAACCCTAACAACAACCCAAATAACAACCCCAATAACAACCCTAACAACAACCCCAATAACAACCCCAATAACAACCCTAATAACAACCCCAATAACAACCCCAATAACAACCCTAACAACAACCCTAACAACAACCCCAATAACAACCCTAACAACAACCCCAATAACAACCCTAACAACAACCCCAATAACAACCCTAACAACAACCCTAACAACAACCCCAATAACAACCCTAACAACAACCCCAATAACAACCCTAACAACAACCCCAATAACAACCCTAACAACAACCCCAATAACAACCCTAACAACAACCCCAATAACAACAACCCCAATAACAACCCTAACAACAACCCAAATAACAACCCTAACAACAACCCTAACAACAACCCAAATAACAACCCTAACAACAACCCAACAACCCCAATAACAACCACAATAACAACCCCAATAACAACCCCAATAATAACCCTAACAACAACCCAAATAACAACCCTAACAACAACCCAACAACCCCAATAA